The window TTTTAGCTGAGGCATTATCCAATAATAAATTAGTACCGCGGCGAATCTGTATTGAAGATAGGGTAATCATATTCTTATATCTAACTTAACTTTTTAGGCGTCTATGCTAGCAAAAAAATAGGACAATAACGAATTTTATTCATTGGTACTTTTGTTGTCCAATAACGAAAATGTGATTTAACTCACTACCATTTATACGATTGTTGAAATATTTCATTGAATTATCTTATTTTTTTGGGCAAATCCACATAGAAAAAACATTTTCTTCATAATAAAGTTAACTCGCATGATATTAATGATAAATATCCAAACCAATTAATAATTATTGAATCTTATTCATATAAGGAGAACGACGATGTTAGAGTTACTCAGCTGGTATGGCGCATTGTCTGGTTTATTTCTAGCTATTTTGCTGATATTAAAAGGGATAAATCCCGTTTACTCACTATTTTTAGGTGCTATTGTGGGCTCGCTCATTGGTGGTGCTAATTTAGTTGAAACGATATCAATCCTCATTTCAGGAACCCAAAGTATTATGGGAACCGTAATTAGAGTTCTTGCAGCAGGCGTACTCGCTGGCGTAATGATGGAGTCTGGTGCAGCAGAAACAATAGCACAAACAATAGTCAGAAAACTAGGTGAAAAAAAAGCATTATTGGCATTAGCATTAGCAACTTGTGTCATAACAGCGTCAGGCGTATTTATTCCTGTTGCAGTGTTAATCGTTGCGCCAATTGCACTATCTGTCGGTAATAAAATGGGGATTTCCCGTTTAGCATTACTATTAGCGCTATCGGGCGGAGGAAAAGCGGGTAATATTATCTCGCCCAATCCGAATACTATTGCTGCGGCAAATGGTTTTCATTTAAGTTTAAGTGATGTCATGCTAGCAGGTCTAATACCGGCTATATTCGGATTACTTGCTACCGTTTTTGTGGCATCATTAATTAAAAATCGTGGCGATAAAATTTCAGATCAAGAAGTCATCGAACTACAGAAAAATACTAAAGAACAAAATAACTTACCAACACTAGCAACAGCAATCGTAACGCCAGTTGTTGCAATAGTACTATTAATGCTAAGCCCAATCGGCGCTATCTTACACATTGAGGTATTAGCCAATTTGAAAATTGATGCATTATATGTATTACCTATTGCGGGTATTATCGGCATGATCGCAATGGGAAAACGAAAAAAAATTATCGCTTATACAAAGTCTGGAATTGAAAAAATGACCGCAACGGTGCTTATTTTAATTGGTGCCGGTGCGATTGCAGGATTAATTGGTGCATCAGACCTAGCAAAACAAGTGATTAATATTATTGATTATATTGGAATTTCTGGAATATACCTAGCACCAATATCGGGTATATTAATGGCAGCAGCTACTGCATCTACTTCGACGGGTGTCATACTCGCAACAGGAACATTTGGCTCAGCAATTTTAGATATGGGCGTTCCTGCACTCAGTGCTGCGGTAATGATGCATACTGGGGCAACAGTAATTGACTCTTTACCTCAAGGAAACTACTTCCATGTCACAGCAAGCAGCATGAATATGTCAATAAAGCAACGTATGAAATTAATCCCTTATGAAGCAATGGTCGGCGGTACGATGACCGTTATTGCAACCATTATTTATGGCTTTATTCTCTAAAAGAGGAAAAACAGTATGAAACAAAAAACATTTGTCCTAGCACCCGATTCCTTTAAAGAAAGTATGACAGCAAAAGAAGTATGTATGGCAATGGAGTCAGGTTTAAAAAAAGTTTTCCCTGATGCTAACTATATTCATGTCCCTATGGCTGACGGCGGAGAAGGTACAACACAGTCATTAGTTGATGCAACAGGAGGAACGCTCTATTCCCTTGAAGTGACAGGACCATTAGGTAATAAAGTGATTGCTCATTATGGAATTTTAGGGGATAAACAGACTGCCGTTATTGAAATGGCATCAGCAAGCGGTATCCAACTGGTTGCTAAAGAACAGCGAAATCCGTTAATCACCACAACCTACGGTACAGGTGAACTAATTATTGCCTGTATGAAAAAAGGAATAAAAAAAATTATATTAGGTATTGGTGGAAGTGCTACTAATGATGGTGGCGCAGGAATGGCACAAGCCTTGGGTGTACAATTTTATGATGATCAGGGACAGCATTTACCCTTTGGAGGCGGTGCTCTAAATAAGTTATCAAAAATTGATATGAGCAATGTTGATCCAAATTTGCAGAGTATTGATTTTATAATTGCTAGCGATGTCAGCAATCCATTATGTGGCGAACACGGCGCGTCATTTGTGTTTGGTCCACAAAAAGGGGCGACGCCTGAAATGGTAAAACAGCTGGATAGCAATCTTAAACATTATGCTGATATTATCAAACAACAACTTAATAAAGATATTGCAACGATTCCTGGAGCGGGTGCCGCAGGGGGACTTGGTGCTGGTTTGATGGCCTTTACCAATAGTAAAATGGAAAAAGGGATTAATATTGTCATAAAATACACACAATTACACAATAAACTCGCGGGTGCTGATTTTTGTTTCACTGGTGAAGGTGGTATCGATTTTCAAACAAAATTTGGTAAGACGCCATATGGTGTAGCGCAAGTAGCCAAAGCGAATAAAATTCCTGTTATTGCCTTAGCTGGAACTATTGGTAAAAATATTGATGAACTTTATGCAGAAGGAATTGATACTATTTTTGGTATCGTTCCTGGTGCTGCCAAAATTGAGGATTTATTAGCCAACGGTTTTCAAAATATCGAAAGAACCAGTGAAAATATTGCACGGTTAATAAAAATGGTAAAATAGATGCCTAATTAATGATATAACAGTTGCACCCAATAGCCATGTTACTTATTAAATAATCAGGTCCTTTTATGCTAAATAATTTATTAGATCCACAATTAGCACAACAAATCGTTAATAGAACAATGCAAATTATTGATTGTAATATTAACGTAATGGATAACAAAGGCTATATTATTGGTAGTGGTGATCCGAAACGAATCGGTGAATTACATGAGGGTGCTCTACTTGTCTTGTCACAAAAACGTATCGTAACTATTACTGAAGATAGCGTAAAAACCCTTTTCGGTGCAAAACCGGGGGTTAATTTACCACTGACTATTAATAATCATTTAGTTGGTGTGATTGGTTTAACAGGTGATCCCAAACAATTATTTCAATTTGGTGAGCTGGTCAAAATGTCAGCAGAAATGATGATGGAACAAGCATCATTAATTAATGAAATGACAAAAAATAAACGTCTACATGAAGATATTGTGCTTCATTTAATTCAGAATGAACAATTACCCAATCATTTAAAAGAGTGGTCAACAAGGATTGGCGTAGATTTATCAATACCTCGTTTTGTTGCTATTATTGACATTGAAACTGGCCAATTAGGTATCGAAACAGCCATGGATCAATTGAATCAGTTACACAACTATTTATTAAAATTAGATTCAAGTAATTTAGTTGCAATAAAGTCGTTAAGCTGTTTAGTTTTATTGATGCCAGCATTAAATACTTTTGGCTATTGGGACGCAATTTACCAAAAACAAAAAATGTATTCGCTCGTTGATAAAATCAAAAAGATAAATAACTTAAATATCAAAATTTCATTAGGTAACTTTTTTACTAATGATATCAACAATATTACTAAATCCTATCAAACCGCATTAGCCGCGCTGGCAATCGGTAAGGAACGTGCGCCCAATACTTGTTGCTACGTTTATCAAGATTATCTACTACCGACCTTATTAAATACGCTTGAAGCAAGCTGGCAAACATTTGAACTCACAAGACAATTGAATAAACTGAAATCGGCAGATACTTCCGAAGTGTTAATTGATACGCTAAAAATTTGGTTTAAAAATAATTTACAAGCAACAGATACAGCGAATGAGCTGGCAATCCACCGTAATACGCTAGAATATCGGCTAAAAAAAATTTCGGAGATTACTCAGTTAGATATGAAATTATTTGAAAATCAGTTATTACTCTATCTTGCACTGACCATTCAAGAAAAATAGTAATAGATTATACTGTCATCGCGCTATCAATTTGATAAGGTAACTTGGTTAGTAATGGAACATGTTCACCATTGAGCCTTTTTAATAAAAGTTCAGTAGCCATTTTACCAATATCAAAACGAGGGGTAATGACTGAAGCAATCTGTTGCTGATTAGCGAGTCGAATATCTAAACCATGAAATCCGGCAATCGCTATTTGCTCAGGAACAGGAATATTATAATGTTGACATTCAAGTAAAACACCCACGGCAATATCATCATTAGTACAAAAAACACCATCAATATTTGGATATTCTTGAATCGCTTTATGAAATAGACTACGACCTAAATTAACCGATGAAATCATATTAGGTAACATCTGCTTAGGTTCATAACCAGCATCCCGCATTGCTCGACAATAACCTTCAAATCGACTCATATCTCTTGCGCTAGCAATTGAGTTAAAATAGACAATATTCTTTTTACCACTTTTAATTAAAGCCTGTGTCATATCAAACCCAGCCATTTCATTATCAAAACCGACTTGAATATCAAGACTTTGCTGACTAATATCCATTAGTTCTGCAACGGGAATATTTACCGATTTTAAATATTTAATCGCACGTTTGGTATGATTTTTTTCCATTAAAATCAACGCATCAATATTGTATGACAATAAATTGATAATTTTTTGTTCTTCAATTATTTTGTCATAATCATAATTTGTAATAATCGTCTGATAACCATGATTGGACGCAACTGACTCGATCCCTGCTAAAACTTCCAAAAATATATGATTTTTAAAAGAGGGAATAATAATACCAATTGAGCGGCTTTTTGAACCTAATAAGATTTCAGGTGCACGATTAGGAATATAATGGATATCTTCGAGTATTTTAGCTAATTTTTGACGATTTTTCTCAGATACTTGGTTTGGATCACGTAAATATCGGCTGACCGTCATTTTGGTTACATCGGCTAGACTAGCAATGTCCTGTAGGCTAATTCGTTTATCTCTCATATGCTATTGTTCTTATTGCTAATCAATTTTCTCATTACACAAATGACTTATTATTGTAGCAGAAATAGCAACGAAATATATATGGGGATGGCTTAACTTATGTTAACAATGGTTCATATTTCGTTCGCAATGCCTCATTAAAGCGAGTCTTTCTCGCTTTAATGAGGGCAATTACCTATTATTACACGATATAATGGTCATTAGTGTGCTTTTGGAGCTTTAACACTTGCCATTAATACTACTGAAAGAATTAGCGCTGTTCCCATAAATACATAAGAGGCACTTGCACTGCCTGTTGCGTCATTAATTACACCAACTAACCATGCACCAATAAATGCGCCGAGAGCACCAAAGCTATTAATTAATCCCATTGATACACCTGATACATTACTTGGTAGTAATTCAGGAATAAGGGCAAAGAATGGTCCATAAGGTGCGTACATACAACCTGCTGCAAGAACAAGTAATGAGAACGTAATCCAGAAATGGTCAGCACCTAATAAGTAAGCAATGAAAAATGCAATTGTTGCAACTAATAGAACTGGCCACACAAACAGTTTACGATTTTGTAACTTATCAGAAAAATATGAAACTAATAACATCAAAACGATCGCTGCAACATAAGGAATAGCAGCTAACCAACCAACTGAAACGATATCCATATTTGCAGCTGATTTAATGATGGAAGGCATCCACATCATAAAGCCATAAACCCCGATACTCCAAAGCGCATGAACAGCACATAATTTAATAACATTACCAGAACGTAGTGCTTCACCATAATTACGAACAGGTTTAATATTTTGTTGTTCTAACGCCATAGCGTTTGCTAAATCAAGTTTTTCTTGTTCTGTTAACCAACTTGCTTCAGATGGTTTGTCGCGAACTAGAACCCACCAAATAATCGCCCAAACTACTGCAGGAAGACCTTCGATGATAAACATTTCACGCCAGCCATAAATATCGATTAAATGGGCAGAAACAATCGACATCCATAATACCGTAACAGGGTTACCTAAAATTAAAAACGTATTGGCTTTTGAACGCTCTTTTTTAGTAAACCAAGTACTGATATAAATGAGCATTGCAGGCATTACCGCAGCTTCCACCACACCGAGTGTAAAGCGGATAACCATCAACATCGGAATGTTGCTTACCATACCTGTTGCAGCAGCACAGACTCCCCATAAAATGAGGCAAGCAAAGATTAATTTTCTTACGCTTCGTTTTACTGCATAAATAGAGCCAGGTACTTGGAAGAAAAAATAACCTAAAAAGAATAGAGCCCCGATTAGCGATGAGGTACCGTGAGTAATGCCTAAATCATCATTGATTCCTGCAGCAGCTGCAAAACCATAGTTAGCACGATCTAAATAAGCTAAACTATAAGTAATAAAAATGATTGGCATCAAATACCACCAACGACGTGGCGCCAACTTCGTTACTATTTTATTCATATATTTAAACTCTCTTTATCTTTATTTGAAATCATTACACAGCAGCTAGCATGCCACCATCGACATAAACAATATGTCCATTAACAAAATTTGATGCTGCTGAAGATAAAAATACCGCAGAACCGATTAGTTCTTCTGGTTTACCCCAACGCGCAGCAGGAGTTCGTTTAAATAACCAATCAGAAAACTCTTTATTTTCGACCAATGCCTTTGTCATTTCAGTATCAAAGTAGCCAGGACCAATACCATTGACTTGAATATTATAACGAGCAAGTTCAACACACATTCCACGCACTAACATTTTTACAGCCCCTTTTGATGCAGCATAAGGCGTAATCGTATCGCGGCCTAATTCACTCTGCATTGAACAGATATGAATAATTTTACCGTGTTTACGCGTCATCATATGTTTAGCAACTTGTTGTGACACTAAGAAAACTGCTTTTTGGTTAACATTAATTACGGCATCCCAATCACTTTCAGGAAACTCAGTAAATGGATGGCGACGTTGAATACCTGCATTATTGATTAAAATTTCAATAGGACCGATCTCTTTTTCAATATAATCAATGGCATTCTTAACTGATGTTGAATTTGTTACATCAAAACCAATTCCAACAGCATCGATGCCATCTTTTCTTAAAAGTTCAGCCGCAGCATCTGCTCGTTCTTGTGTAATATCATTAATTACGATGCTTGCACCATATTGTCCTAGCCCTCTTGCCATTAAATTACCAATACCTTGTGCAGAACCAGTAATCAAAGCTCGTCGACCTTTTAATTCAAATAATGATTTCATTTTTTATCCTTAGTGTTTATATCTAAATATTCTGTTACGCATAACTGTTATGCGTAACATACAAGAAAAATAAAAAAGAACAAAGTGAATTTCATGCGTATAGTACAAAAAATATCAATTTTGTGATCGAGTTCAAAAAAATGAATTGAATAATAAATCGTACTCTTTTTTTTATTAATTGAGATTCGCGCTAAGAGACGTAGAATGAGCACGAAGTTTTATACAAGCATACGATAATAAGGTCTTAATATATGAAAAAACACATAAAAATCATCTCGTTAATGATGTTAACAATGGCAACTCTATCTCAAGCAATGGCTGGGGTTCACTGGGGATATGAAGGTAATGAACTACCTGAAAATTGGGCTAAATTATCACCAGAGTATCAGATGTGTGGGTTAGGTAAAAATCAATCACCGATCAATATATCTAATACTATTCAGGCAGATATCGGGGAGTTAGATATTCATTATGGAAAAACGTCTGGAAATATTGTCAATAATGGCCATACAGTACAAATTACAGAAAAAAATCCGAATGATTATATTATTCTTGATGGTCAAAAATATACGCTAACGCAATTTCACTTCCATGCACCAAGTGAAAATCAAATAAACGGTGAATCATTTCCAGTAGAAGGACATTTTGTCCATGCTAATAGCAATGGCGATTTACTTGTTATGGCCGTTATGTTTAAAGAGGGAAGCAATAATCAATCAGCGGATCAATTATTATCCCTACTTAGTGAACAAGAAAATACACCAGCTAATTTTGACAGTGTAAATATTGCAGCATTTCTTCCTGAGCAAACTCATTACTATCGTTTTTCTGGATCATTGACAACACCGCCGTGTAGCGAAGGTGTGACTTGGATAGTTTTAAAAGAGCCAATGGAATTATCTAAAACCGAAATAGATAAATTTACGCATGCTTTTAAACATCATAATAACAGACCAACTCAACCATTAAACGGTCGTTTAATCATCAGTAACTAATAACATAATCTTTAATGGCCCAACTCGGGCCATTTCGCCAATTATTTTATAATAACTAAACTTTTTTATATAAATTCTGTATACTACTTGCCTAATTTAACCTTCAAAGTCTATTTGGAGAAAATTTTATGCAACAAGATCGTCCTATTCGCCGAGCCCTACTTAGCGTTTCAGACAAGTCCGGAATTGTTGAATTCGCAAAAGCCTTATCCCTACGCAATATTGAAATATTATCCACCGGCGGAACAGCCAAACTTCTTATGCAACATCATATTCCCGTCATTGAAGTATCAGACTATACTGGTTTCCCTGAAATGATGGATGGCCGAGTCAAAACACTTCATCCTAAAATACATGGTGGAATATTAGGCCGACGTAATATTGATGATAATGTGATGTCTGAGCATAAGATAGCCCCAATCGACATGGTGGTCGTCAATCTTTATCCATTTGCACAAACGGTTGCTAAAGCCGATTGTACTTTAGAAGATGCCGTTGAAAATATTGATATTGGTGGACCAACAATGGTGCGATCTGCAGCAAAAAATCACCGAGATGTAGCGATTGTTGTTGATAACCAAGATTACCAACCAATTATTGAGATGATAGACAGTAATCAACACTCTCTCACTTTTGATTATCGATTTAATCTTGCCATTAAAGCTTTTGAACATACAGCAAAATATGATGGTATGATTGCTAACTATTTTGGTAAGTTAGTACCCCCTTACTTTGGTGAAACCTCTAAACCATCGGGTCAATTCCCTCGAACACTTAATTTACAATATATAAAAAAACAAGATATGCGTTATGGTGAAAATAGTCATCAAAATGCAGCATTTTATATTGAAGAAGCCCCACAAGAAGCAAGTGTCGCAACGGCAATACAGTTACAAGGAAAAGAACTCTCTTACAATAATATTGCTGACACCGATGCTGCCCTAGAGTGTGTGAAAGAGTTTAGCGAGCCAGCTTGTGTTATCGTTAAACATGCAAATCCTTGCGGTGTGGCTGTAAGTGATAACTCACTTAATGCCTATTTACACGCTTATCAAACCGACCCAACTTCCGCATTTGGTGGCATTATTGCCTTTAATCGACCTTTAGATAAAGCAACCGCTGAAGCGATTATCGCAAGGCAGTTTGTTGAGGTCATTATAGCGCCACAAGTTGATAGTAATGCACTAACGGTTCTTGCTACTAAGAAAAATGTACGTGTATTGGCTTGCGGGCAGTGGCAACAGCGAGTAGAAGGACTCGATTTTAAACGAGTAAATGGTGGATTATTAGTACAAGATCGTGATTTAGGAATGATCACTCCGCAAGATTTTGAAATAGTAAGTAAGCGCCAACCTACAGCTAAAGAGTTATCCGATGCACTATTTTGTTGGAAAGTCGCAAAATTTGTCAAATCTAATGCGATTGTCTATGCTAAAAACCAGATGACAATTGGTATCGGAGCCGGACAGATGAGCCGTGTTTACTCAGCGAAAATTGCTGGCATAAAAGCCCAAGATGAAAACTTACAAATTGCAGGTTCAGTCATGGCATCAGATGCCTTCTTCCCATTTAGAGATGGTATTGATGCAGCAGCGAATGTCGGAATTACTTGCGTAATTCAGCCTGGAGGCTCAATACGTGATGACGAAGTTATCCAAGCTGCAGATGAACATAATATAGCGATGATATTTACAAATATGAGACATTTCCGCCATTAATCGACTTGGTGAGAAAGATGGTTAACACATTAGAGTTTATCTTACATAAGGATTAGTATGAAAGTATTAATTATTGGTAATGGTGGGCGAGAACATGCTCTAGCATGGAAAGTCGTTCAATCTCCTTTGGTTACAAAAGTATTTGTTGCTCCCGGTAATGCGGGGACTGCACTCGAAAGCAACTTAGAGAATGTTGACATTAACGCAACAGATATTGATAGCTTGATTGCCTTTGCACAAAAAGAAGATATTGCTTTAACTATCGTAGGCCCGGAAGCGCCACTAGTTATCGGTGTTGTTGATAGATTCCGCCAAGTTGGTTTAAATATTTTTGGGCCGACACAAGCTGCCGCTCAACTCGAAGGCTCTAAAGCATTCACAAAAGATTTTTTAGCCCGCCATAATATCCCAACGGGCGAATACCAAAACTTCACTGAAATTGAACCAGCAATTAACTATTTACGTCAGAAAGGGGCTCCGATTGTTGTCAAAGCAGACGGGCTTGCTGCGGGTAAAGGAGTTATTGTTGCAATGACCTTGAAAGAGGCTGAAGATGCGGTTCATGATATGTTATCAGGTAATGCATTTGGTGAGGCTGGCCATCGAGTTGTTATTGAAGAGTTTCTTGATGGTGAAGAGGCAAGCTTCATTGTGATGGTTGACGGTAAAAATGTTGAACCGATGGCAACTAGTCAAGATCATAAACGTGTCGGTGATAAAGATACCGGCCTAAATACCGGTGGAATGGGAGCCTATTCCCCTGCCCCAGTTGTAACAAAACAAGTTTTTGATAAAGTTATGGAACAAATTATCTATCCAACCGTGAATGGTATGGCTGCTGAAGGTAATACCTATACTGGCTTTTTATATGCAGGGTTGATGATTGATAAACAAGGTAATCCAAAAGTTATTGAGTTTAACTGTCGATTTGGTGATCCTGAAACACAGCCAATCATGATGCGATTACAATCTGATTTAGTCAAATTATGCCTAGCTGCAACGAACGGCAAATTGAATACGATACAATCTCATTGGGATGCCAGACCAGCTTTAGGTGTTGTGATGGCTGCCGGTGGTTATCCTGGTGATTATCGTATTGGTGATGAAATTAGTGGATTACCAAAAGAAGATGAAAATGACTGCAAAGTTTTCCATGCTGGTACAGTACTAAAAAATGGCAAAGTATATACTAATGGTGGTCGAGTTCTGTGCGTAACAGCTTTAGGCCTATCTGTTGCAGAGGCTCAAGCCAGAGCATATCAGCAAGTAAAATTAATTAATTGGCAAGGTGGTTTTTATCGTCATGATATTGGCTATCGCGCGATTGAACGAGAAAAGTTAAAATAATAGATTCATTGATTAGAGATGGGCTAATATGCCCATCTTTTTTATATCTCTTTTCGTTAAAATGTTGCTGTATAGTGCAATTATAGTGTAAAAAAAGAAGCGTTCTTACAAACTAACTCGTTACTCAGTTATAGCCAAGAAAATACCAACTTCCCTTGTTCTACTTTAAGACTAGAAGCGCTCTTAAATGCTAAATACTCAAGATGATTACTAGTATCCAATTGATATATCGGATTATGTTCAAAATAGAGCTGTAGTGCTTGATTTAAATAAGGTAAAAAAGCCCCCGAAGTGATTGAGCCTAAACTGGAATTAATTTGATAGTCTGCAATCTCAACTTGTTGTAAATAAATAGCACCTTGTTTCTGATCCATTTGAGGTAACGCTTTCAGCTTTAATGTAATATCGACATCTTGTTTACCTAAAAGTGTTTGAATGGAAGCTTTTGCTGTACCTTTTGCAACAACTTTATTTGCAACTTCCTCACCAAGATCTAAATTGATACTATTAAAAGCTAAATTCATCTTAACAAGATCGCTACCATTAATAGTTTGGTTATATTTGCTAAGCTGTTTTTGTAAAGTGCTATTAATCATCTGCTCGGATAAACTATACTCACCAACTTTCTGGCAACTGAATAAAAATCCACAACAGATTAAAAGCGAGATTACACCTATCATTTTTTTTAATTGCATTAGTAATTATTCCTTCATCAATATATATGCCTATAAAATATCATTAATATTATACAAACCTCATCTAAAAGCGCTATAACGAATAAAGAGTATTCATCATCATTGAACGGGATAAAATAGATCAAAAAGCTAGAGAGTAGATTTAATATTTAAAATTTTAATCAGATATTTTTTCATTTAAACTTTCGAATATTTTCGTTTTATTCTTTTTTTATTATGATACAATTCAATTGCATTTTGAATATCTTTCGAATTCGTAAATATTATTTAAATGAGGTTGATATGATCATAGCAC is drawn from Orbaceae bacterium BiB and contains these coding sequences:
- the purD gene encoding phosphoribosylamine--glycine ligase; translated protein: MKVLIIGNGGREHALAWKVVQSPLVTKVFVAPGNAGTALESNLENVDINATDIDSLIAFAQKEDIALTIVGPEAPLVIGVVDRFRQVGLNIFGPTQAAAQLEGSKAFTKDFLARHNIPTGEYQNFTEIEPAINYLRQKGAPIVVKADGLAAGKGVIVAMTLKEAEDAVHDMLSGNAFGEAGHRVVIEEFLDGEEASFIVMVDGKNVEPMATSQDHKRVGDKDTGLNTGGMGAYSPAPVVTKQVFDKVMEQIIYPTVNGMAAEGNTYTGFLYAGLMIDKQGNPKVIEFNCRFGDPETQPIMMRLQSDLVKLCLAATNGKLNTIQSHWDARPALGVVMAAGGYPGDYRIGDEISGLPKEDENDCKVFHAGTVLKNGKVYTNGGRVLCVTALGLSVAEAQARAYQQVKLINWQGGFYRHDIGYRAIEREKLK
- a CDS encoding DUF1439 domain-containing protein, with protein sequence MQLKKMIGVISLLICCGFLFSCQKVGEYSLSEQMINSTLQKQLSKYNQTINGSDLVKMNLAFNSINLDLGEEVANKVVAKGTAKASIQTLLGKQDVDITLKLKALPQMDQKQGAIYLQQVEIADYQINSSLGSITSGAFLPYLNQALQLYFEHNPIYQLDTSNHLEYLAFKSASSLKVEQGKLVFSWL